In Camelus bactrianus isolate YW-2024 breed Bactrian camel chromosome 10, ASM4877302v1, whole genome shotgun sequence, a genomic segment contains:
- the LOC105067588 gene encoding caspase-1 isoform X2, translating to MNGLLDALLEKKVLSQEEMEKVRDENPTVMDKARALMDAVIRKGPRACQVCVNHICEDDAHLADVLQLLPDSHSGNIPTPLRPQPVVRSFPGPQAVQDNPVRFASSGPEGSLKLCPAETAEKIWNEKSAEIYPIMERSVRTRLALIICNTEFDSLPRRDGAHVDIRDMKTLLEGLGYSVDVKENLTALDMRKELKVFAARPEHRTSDSTFLVLMSHGIRSGICGKKYSEEVPDVLDVNTIFQTLNTMNCPSLKDKPKVIIIQACRGDREGVVWLKDSAEASGQSNLLDPKDFEEDAIKKAHVEKDFIAFCSSTPDNVSWRHPMLGSLFIIKLIKILQEHAWSCDLEEIFRKVRFSFELPDGKAQMPTTERVTLTRCFYLFPGY from the exons ATGAATGGCTTGCTGGATGCGCTGCTGGAGAAGAAAGTGCTGAGCCAGGAGGAGATGGAAAAAGTCAGAGACGAAAACCCTACCGTTATGGACAAGGCCCGAGCTCTGATGGATGCGGTCATTCGCAAGGGGCCCCGGGCCTGCCAGGTCTGTGTCAATCACATTTGTGAGGACGACGCCCACCTCGCAGACGTGCTGCAGCTCCTCCCAG ATTCCCATTCTGGAAACATTCCTACTCCACTAAGACCTCAACCAGTGGTTCGTTCTTTCCCAG GGCCTCAGGCAGTACAGGACAACCCGGTTAGGTTTGCATCTTCAGGACCAGAAGGGAGCCTCAAGCTTTGCCCCGCGGAAACAGCCGAGAAGATATGGAACGAGAAGTCAGCGGAG ATTTACCCAATAATGGAAAGGTCGGTCCGCACACGTCTTGCCCTTATCATCTGCAACACAGAGTTTGACAGTCTTCCCAGGAGAGATGGAGCTCATGTTGATATCAGAGACATGAAGACGCTCCTGGAAGGCCTGGGGTACAGCGTGGATGTGAAAGAAAATCTCACTGCTTTG GACATGAGGAAAGAGCTGAAAGTGTTTGCTGCCCGCCCAGAACACCGGACCTCTGATAGTACTTTCCTGGTGCTCATGTCTCATGGAATCCGGAGTGGCATTTGTGGGAAGAAATACTCTGAAGAAGTCCCAGATGTATTAGATGTCAACACGATATTCCAAACTTTGAACACCATGAATTGTCCAAGTTTGAAGGACAAGCCTAAGGTGATCATTATCCAGGCCTGCCGCGGTG ATAGGGAAGGGGTGGTATGGTTAAAAGATTCAGCAGAAGCTTCCGGACAAAGTAACTTACTGGATCCAAAAGATTTTGAGGAGGATGCCATTAAGAAAGCCCATGTGGAGAAGGATTTTATTGCCTTCTGCTCTTCAACACCAG ATAATGTTTCTTGGCGACATCCCATGTTGGGCTCTCTCTTTATTATTAAACTCATCAAAATCCTGCAAGAACATGCCTGGTCCTGCGACCTGGAGGAAATTTTCCGAAAG gtTCGATTCTCATTTGAGCTGCCGGATGGCAAGGCACAGATGCCCACCACTGAAAGAGTGACGTTGACAAGATGTTTCTACCTCTTTCCAGGATATTAA
- the LOC105067588 gene encoding caspase-1 isoform X1: MADKVLKEKRRLFVRSVGAGTMNGLLDALLEKKVLSQEEMEKVRDENPTVMDKARALMDAVIRKGPRACQVCVNHICEDDAHLADVLQLLPDSHSGNIPTPLRPQPVVRSFPGPQAVQDNPVRFASSGPEGSLKLCPAETAEKIWNEKSAEIYPIMERSVRTRLALIICNTEFDSLPRRDGAHVDIRDMKTLLEGLGYSVDVKENLTALDMRKELKVFAARPEHRTSDSTFLVLMSHGIRSGICGKKYSEEVPDVLDVNTIFQTLNTMNCPSLKDKPKVIIIQACRGDREGVVWLKDSAEASGQSNLLDPKDFEEDAIKKAHVEKDFIAFCSSTPDNVSWRHPMLGSLFIIKLIKILQEHAWSCDLEEIFRKVRFSFELPDGKAQMPTTERVTLTRCFYLFPGY; encoded by the exons ATGGCTg ACAAGGTcctgaaggagaagaggaggctgTTTGTCCGCTCCGTGGGCGCGGGCACCATGAATGGCTTGCTGGATGCGCTGCTGGAGAAGAAAGTGCTGAGCCAGGAGGAGATGGAAAAAGTCAGAGACGAAAACCCTACCGTTATGGACAAGGCCCGAGCTCTGATGGATGCGGTCATTCGCAAGGGGCCCCGGGCCTGCCAGGTCTGTGTCAATCACATTTGTGAGGACGACGCCCACCTCGCAGACGTGCTGCAGCTCCTCCCAG ATTCCCATTCTGGAAACATTCCTACTCCACTAAGACCTCAACCAGTGGTTCGTTCTTTCCCAG GGCCTCAGGCAGTACAGGACAACCCGGTTAGGTTTGCATCTTCAGGACCAGAAGGGAGCCTCAAGCTTTGCCCCGCGGAAACAGCCGAGAAGATATGGAACGAGAAGTCAGCGGAG ATTTACCCAATAATGGAAAGGTCGGTCCGCACACGTCTTGCCCTTATCATCTGCAACACAGAGTTTGACAGTCTTCCCAGGAGAGATGGAGCTCATGTTGATATCAGAGACATGAAGACGCTCCTGGAAGGCCTGGGGTACAGCGTGGATGTGAAAGAAAATCTCACTGCTTTG GACATGAGGAAAGAGCTGAAAGTGTTTGCTGCCCGCCCAGAACACCGGACCTCTGATAGTACTTTCCTGGTGCTCATGTCTCATGGAATCCGGAGTGGCATTTGTGGGAAGAAATACTCTGAAGAAGTCCCAGATGTATTAGATGTCAACACGATATTCCAAACTTTGAACACCATGAATTGTCCAAGTTTGAAGGACAAGCCTAAGGTGATCATTATCCAGGCCTGCCGCGGTG ATAGGGAAGGGGTGGTATGGTTAAAAGATTCAGCAGAAGCTTCCGGACAAAGTAACTTACTGGATCCAAAAGATTTTGAGGAGGATGCCATTAAGAAAGCCCATGTGGAGAAGGATTTTATTGCCTTCTGCTCTTCAACACCAG ATAATGTTTCTTGGCGACATCCCATGTTGGGCTCTCTCTTTATTATTAAACTCATCAAAATCCTGCAAGAACATGCCTGGTCCTGCGACCTGGAGGAAATTTTCCGAAAG gtTCGATTCTCATTTGAGCTGCCGGATGGCAAGGCACAGATGCCCACCACTGAAAGAGTGACGTTGACAAGATGTTTCTACCTCTTTCCAGGATATTAA